The following are encoded together in the Chlorocebus sabaeus isolate Y175 chromosome 20, mChlSab1.0.hap1, whole genome shotgun sequence genome:
- the ENSA gene encoding alpha-endosulfine isoform X2, whose amino-acid sequence MSQKQEEENPAEETGEEKQDTQEKEGILPERAEEAKLKAKYPSLGQKPGGSDFLMKRLQKGQKYFDSGDYNMAKAKMKNKQLPSAGPDKNLVTGDHIPTPQDLPQRKSSLVTSKLAGGQVE is encoded by the exons ATGTCCCAGAAACAAGAAGAAGAGAACCCTGCGGAGGAGACCGGCGAGGAGAAGCAG GACACGCAGGAGAAAGAAGGTATTCTCCCTGAGAGAGCTGAAGAGGCAAAGCTAAAGGCCAAATACCCAAGCCTAGGACAAAAGCCTGGAGGCTCCGACTTCCTCATGAAGAGACTCCAGAAAGGG CAAAAGTACTTTGACTCAGGAGACTACAACATGGCCAAAGCCAAGATGAAGAATAAGCAGCTGCCAAGTGCAGGACCAGACAAGAACCTGGTGACTGGTGACCACATCCCCACCCCACAGGATCTGCCCCAGAGAAAGTCCTCGCTCGTCACCAGCAAGCTTGCGGG TGGCCAAGTTGAATGA
- the ENSA gene encoding alpha-endosulfine isoform X3 has translation MDAGRVFGKKVNGRGLAGGPGCDVCYGLVEVNDPASGLGPAASIRKDRGRDLFRKSLKGSRDHKKQKEIDYSSESPCTTRDTQEKEGILPERAEEAKLKAKYPSLGQKPGGSDFLMKRLQKGQKYFDSGDYNMAKAKMKNKQLPSAGPDKNLVTGDHIPTPQDLPQRKSSLVTSKLAGGQVE, from the exons ATGGACGCGGGGCGGGTGTTTGGAAAGAAGGTGAATGGAAGGGGTCTAGCTGGTGGTCCTGGGTGTGATGTGTGTTATGGGTTAGTAGAGGTAAATGACCCAGCATCAGGGCTGGGGCCCGCAGCCTCAATCCGCAAAGATAGGGGTCGAG ATCTTTTCAGAAAGTCACTAAAGGGCAGCAGGGACcacaagaaacaaaaagagattgACTACAGTAGTGAGAGCCCCTGCACCACCAGG GACACGCAGGAGAAAGAAGGTATTCTCCCTGAGAGAGCTGAAGAGGCAAAGCTAAAGGCCAAATACCCAAGCCTAGGACAAAAGCCTGGAGGCTCCGACTTCCTCATGAAGAGACTCCAGAAAGGG CAAAAGTACTTTGACTCAGGAGACTACAACATGGCCAAAGCCAAGATGAAGAATAAGCAGCTGCCAAGTGCAGGACCAGACAAGAACCTGGTGACTGGTGACCACATCCCCACCCCACAGGATCTGCCCCAGAGAAAGTCCTCGCTCGTCACCAGCAAGCTTGCGGG TGGCCAAGTTGAATGA
- the ENSA gene encoding alpha-endosulfine isoform X1: MDAGRVFGKKVNGRGLAGGPGCDVCYGLVEVNDPASGLGPAASIRKDRGRDLFRKSLKGSRDHKKQKEIDYSSESPCTTRDTQEKEGILPERAEEAKLKAKYPSLGQKPGGSDFLMKRLQKGQKYFDSGDYNMAKAKMKNKQLPSAGPDKNLVTGDHIPTPQDLPQRKSSLVTSKLAG; this comes from the exons ATGGACGCGGGGCGGGTGTTTGGAAAGAAGGTGAATGGAAGGGGTCTAGCTGGTGGTCCTGGGTGTGATGTGTGTTATGGGTTAGTAGAGGTAAATGACCCAGCATCAGGGCTGGGGCCCGCAGCCTCAATCCGCAAAGATAGGGGTCGAG ATCTTTTCAGAAAGTCACTAAAGGGCAGCAGGGACcacaagaaacaaaaagagattgACTACAGTAGTGAGAGCCCCTGCACCACCAGG GACACGCAGGAGAAAGAAGGTATTCTCCCTGAGAGAGCTGAAGAGGCAAAGCTAAAGGCCAAATACCCAAGCCTAGGACAAAAGCCTGGAGGCTCCGACTTCCTCATGAAGAGACTCCAGAAAGGG CAAAAGTACTTTGACTCAGGAGACTACAACATGGCCAAAGCCAAGATGAAGAATAAGCAGCTGCCAAGTGCAGGACCAGACAAGAACCTGGTGACTGGTGACCACATCCCCACCCCACAGGATCTGCCCCAGAGAAAGTCCTCGCTCGTCACCAGCAAGCTTGCGGGGTAA